Proteins from a single region of Hordeum vulgare subsp. vulgare chromosome 6H, MorexV3_pseudomolecules_assembly, whole genome shotgun sequence:
- the LOC123404336 gene encoding GDSL esterase/lipase At5g55050-like, whose protein sequence is MVKFAAVHMGFSGSPPPYLSLVAANSSGGEGLGNTTKKPVAAAAFMRGASFASGGSGVLDSTGDTINMTKQIEYFSDLKDQMLTARLGAFGASAFLSKSIFLISAGSNDAIDFFSQDTSPDSTALQQFREAVVSTYDSHVKTLYNLGARKFAVIDVAPLGCCPYWRSRNPAGECVEPLNRLAKSLNDGLQDLFAGLSSEMHGMEYAIGSSYELVSSIVQDPQSAGLTELKSACCGGGGRFNADGGCTPSASYCGDRGKFLFWDFLHPTQATSRLAGRAFYDGPARFVGPITFRELAEA, encoded by the exons ATGGTGAAATTTGCAGCTGTCCACATGGGCTTCAGCGGGAGCCCGCCACCATATCTCTCTCTCGTCGCCGCTAACAGCAGTGGCGGCGAGGGGTTGGGAAACACTACCAAGAAGCCGGTGGCTGCTGCTGCCTTCATGAGAGGAGCCAGCTTTGCTTCTGGAGGCTCCGGTGTTCTTGATTCCACA ggagatacgatcaacatgacgaAGCAGATCGAGTACTTCTCGGATCTCAAAGACCAGATGCTGACAGCCAGATTGGGTGCCTTCGGAGCGTCCGCCTTTCTGTCCAAGTCCATCTTCCTCATCAGCGCGGGCTCCAACGACGCCATCGACTTCTTCTCGCAGGACACGTCGCCGGACTCCACCGCGCTCCAGCAGTTCCGGGAAGCCGTCGTCTCCACGTACGACAGCCACGTCAAA ACGCTGTACAACCTTGGCGCGAGGAAGTTCGCGGTGATCGACGTGGCGCCGCTCGGGTGCTGCCCGTACTGGAGGAGCCGGAACCCGGCCGGGGAGTGCGTGGAGCCGCTGAACCGGCTAGCGAAGAGCCTCAACGACGGGCTCCAAGACCTGTTCGCCGGCCTCAGCTCCGAAATGCATGGCATGGAGTACGCCATTGGCAGCTCCTACGAGCTCGTCTCCAGCATCGTCCAAGACCCACAGTCTGCAG GGCTGACGGAGTTGAAGAGCGCGTGctgtggtggcggcggcaggtTCAACGCCGATGGAGGGTGCACCCCCAGCGCGAGCTACTGCGGCGACCGCGGCAAGTTCCTCTTCTGGGACTTCCTGCACCCTACCCAGGCCACCTCCAGGCTCGCCGGCCGAGCGTTCTACGACGGGCCGGCGCGGTTCGTCGGCCCGATCACCTTCAGGGAGCTGGCCGAGGCGTAG